In one Silene latifolia isolate original U9 population chromosome 10, ASM4854445v1, whole genome shotgun sequence genomic region, the following are encoded:
- the LOC141608760 gene encoding ATP-dependent DNA helicase pfh1-like, which yields MSKRQNIESLDHLLRDLCDSNLIFGGKVVVFGGDFRQTLPILPRKSQREIVEASLFSSHLWPTLIKFSLTENLRAKDDPEFAQFLLALGNGELQTKEYESIELPAGIVRVLDCANTNPIGELAALTFPELAQGTFDTNLFTNRAILTPLNDDVDAINDALIEQFPGQAVTYTSYDSMLDDTCAVYPAEFINKLNPGGMSPHKLVLKVNCPVILIRNLQPSFGLCNGTRLICKRFLPNTIECVIMTGQHKGDCVLIPRIKLRPAPSTNYPFQFQRNQFPLKLSFAMTVNKCQGQTLSQVAVYLPRPCFSHGQLYVALSRARKAAQVTVIAAPGPETAPASFVRNVVSYEALSLAGILSETTT from the coding sequence AAGTTGTTGTGTTCGGAGGGGATTTTCGGCAAACACTTCCAATTCTACCTCGGAAGTCACAGCGGGAAATAGTGGAAGCCAGTTTGTTCAGCTCACACCTCTGGCCTACGCTAATTAAGTTTAGCCTTACTGAAAATCTCCGCGCTAAAGATGATCCTGAATTTGCACAATTCCTACTAGCACTGGGTAACGGCGAGTTGCAGACAAAAGAATATGAGAGCATAGAACTACCAGCTGGGATTGTCAGAGTTCTGGACTGTGCAAATACGAATCCAATTGGGGAATTGGCAGCCCTTACATTTCCGGAATTAGCACAGGGTACATTTGACACCAACCTTTTTACAAATCGAGCTATTCTAACGCCTTTGAATGATGATGTAGATGCTATTAATGATGCTCTAATTGAACAATTCCCAGGCCAGGCAGTAACTTACACAAGTTACGATTCAATGTTAGATGATACATGTGCAGTTTACCCTGCGGAGTTCATCAACAAATTGAATCCTGGTGGAATGAGTCCTCACAAACTTGTTCTTAAAGTAAATTGCCCTGTTATTCTTATACGGAACCTCCAACCATCATTTGGCCTATGTAATGGCACACGCCTGATATGCAAGCGTTTTTTGCCAAACACCATTGAATGTGTTATCATGACTGGCCAACACAAAGGGGACTGTGTGCTGATACCGCGGATCAAGCTACGCCCAGCACCTTCAACCAACTATCCTTTTCAATTCCAAAGGAACCAATTCCCATTAAAGCTGAGCTTTGCGATGACTGTTAACAAGTGTCAGGGCCAAACTTTAAGTCAGGTGGCTGTGTACCTACCACGCCCGTGTTTTTCTCATGGTCAGCTATATGTGGCGCTATCAAGGGCACGGAAGGCGGCACAAGTTACAGTGATTGCAGCACCAGGACCAGAAACAGCACCCGCATCCTTTGTCAGGAATGTCGTGTCATATGAAGCTTTATCCCTTGCTGGAATACTTTCAGAAACAACTACTTAA